One Thiobacillus sp. genomic region harbors:
- a CDS encoding CbbQ/NirQ/NorQ/GpvN family protein has translation MDAHSLAPEEHFIQKEPYYEPVGNEIAIFEAAWRHRLPVLLKGPTGCGKTRFMEYMAWRLKLPLITVSCHDDLTASDLVGRYLVKGGETTWVDGPLTRAVRVGGICYLDEVVEARKDTMVVIHPLADDRRTLPMEKLGQLLEAPDGFCLAISYNPGYQSVLKDLKQSTRQRFVALEFDYPAADLERRIVASESGVEPAMAERLVKFAQMTRNLKGSGLEEGASTRLLVHAGKLIAGGIDPVTACRSAVAQAVTDDGDMLAAIQELSSSIF, from the coding sequence GTGGACGCTCACAGCCTCGCCCCGGAAGAACACTTCATCCAGAAGGAGCCCTACTACGAACCCGTCGGCAACGAGATCGCCATTTTCGAAGCCGCCTGGCGCCACAGGCTGCCCGTACTGCTCAAGGGCCCCACGGGCTGCGGCAAGACCCGCTTCATGGAGTACATGGCCTGGCGCCTCAAGCTGCCCCTCATCACCGTGTCCTGCCATGACGACCTCACCGCCTCGGACCTGGTGGGCCGCTACCTGGTGAAGGGCGGCGAGACCACCTGGGTGGACGGCCCCCTCACCCGGGCCGTGCGGGTGGGCGGCATCTGTTACCTGGACGAGGTGGTGGAGGCCCGCAAGGACACCATGGTGGTGATCCACCCCCTGGCGGACGACCGCCGCACCCTGCCCATGGAAAAGCTGGGCCAGCTGCTGGAGGCCCCCGACGGCTTCTGCCTGGCCATCTCCTACAACCCGGGCTACCAGAGCGTGCTCAAGGACCTGAAGCAATCTACCCGCCAGCGCTTCGTGGCCCTGGAGTTCGACTATCCGGCGGCGGATCTGGAGCGCAGGATCGTGGCCAGCGAATCCGGCGTGGAGCCGGCCATGGCCGAGCGCCTGGTCAAGTTCGCCCAGATGACCCGTAACCTGAAGGGCAGCGGCCTGGAGGAAGGGGCCTCCACCCGCCTGCTGGTGCACGCGGGCAAGCTCATCGCCGGGGGCATCGACCCCGTCACCGCCTGCCGCAGCGCCGTGGCCCAGGCCGTCACCGACGACGGCGACATGCTGGCCGCCATCCAGGAACTGTCGTCTTCAATATTCTGA